From a single Micromonospora carbonacea genomic region:
- a CDS encoding amino acid ABC transporter permease: MHVFADQTNLDAYVSGFLWILKLTGASAFFALVLGVLLAAFRVSPVPVLRGVGAAWVNIFRNTPLTLIVLFCYFGLFSTLGLSFSDELDLNNYWLGVVGLSVYTAAFVCEAVRSGINTVPAGQAEAARAIGLTFFQTLRIVILPQAGRAVVAPLGSVLIALCKNATIVGTIGLIEASSVMKDLINSNGDAVIPIFLVFAGTFAALLIPTGYFFGWLANRMAVKR; encoded by the coding sequence ATGCACGTGTTCGCTGATCAGACCAACCTCGACGCGTACGTGTCGGGCTTCCTGTGGATCCTCAAGCTGACCGGCGCGTCGGCGTTCTTCGCGCTGGTGCTGGGCGTGCTGCTCGCCGCGTTCCGGGTCTCCCCCGTGCCGGTGCTGCGCGGAGTGGGCGCCGCCTGGGTCAACATCTTCCGCAACACACCGCTGACGCTGATCGTCTTATTCTGCTACTTCGGCCTCTTCTCCACGCTGGGGCTCAGCTTCTCCGACGAACTGGACCTGAACAACTACTGGCTGGGCGTGGTGGGCCTGTCGGTCTACACGGCCGCGTTCGTCTGCGAGGCGGTCCGCTCCGGCATCAACACCGTCCCCGCCGGCCAGGCCGAGGCGGCCCGGGCGATCGGGCTGACCTTCTTCCAGACCCTGCGGATCGTGATCCTGCCCCAGGCCGGGCGGGCGGTGGTGGCGCCGCTGGGCAGCGTGCTCATCGCGCTGTGCAAGAACGCCACGATCGTCGGCACCATCGGCCTCATCGAGGCGTCGAGCGTGATGAAGGACCTGATCAACAGCAACGGGGACGCGGTCATCCCGATCTTCCTGGTGTTCGCCGGCACCTTCGCCGCGCTCCTGATTCCCACCGGCTACTTCTTCGGCTGGCTGGCCAACCGAATGGCGGTGAAGCGCTGA
- a CDS encoding amino acid ABC transporter permease: MMSSTVLYDHPGPRARVRNAVLSVVFGVGLVALLWWVYRKFDEAGQWEGRLWRPFTEPDTWTQFIIPGLRQTLLAAATGMALSLAFGIVFAVGRLSDRWWIRVPSGVVVEFFRAVPLLLMIFFIFYGVPFLIQGPVSAFWAVVVGLTLYNGSVLAEAFRAGIRSIPRGQSEAAYAVGMRKSQVMQLILVPQAARAMLPVIVSQLVVLLKDTALGYIVAFPELLQRGVNDLSANYGNVVAAAIVVAAIYIVINSLITMLAGWLDRRTQRRGFRATKKTTAGPAPVLEQAVTEPQG, encoded by the coding sequence CTGATGAGCAGCACGGTCCTTTACGACCACCCGGGGCCCCGCGCCCGCGTCCGCAACGCGGTGCTCAGCGTCGTCTTCGGCGTCGGCCTCGTCGCCCTGCTCTGGTGGGTCTACCGCAAGTTCGACGAGGCCGGCCAGTGGGAGGGTCGGCTCTGGCGGCCCTTCACCGAGCCGGACACCTGGACCCAGTTCATCATCCCCGGCCTGCGGCAGACCCTGCTCGCCGCAGCCACCGGGATGGCCCTGTCGCTCGCCTTCGGCATCGTCTTCGCCGTCGGGCGACTCTCCGACCGCTGGTGGATCAGGGTGCCGTCCGGCGTCGTGGTGGAGTTCTTCCGGGCCGTGCCGCTGCTGCTGATGATCTTCTTCATCTTCTACGGCGTGCCGTTCCTCATCCAGGGTCCCGTCTCGGCGTTCTGGGCCGTGGTCGTGGGCCTCACCCTGTACAACGGGTCGGTGCTCGCCGAGGCGTTCCGCGCCGGCATCCGCTCGATCCCGAGGGGCCAGTCCGAGGCCGCCTACGCGGTCGGCATGCGCAAGAGCCAGGTCATGCAGCTCATCCTGGTGCCGCAGGCCGCCCGGGCGATGCTGCCGGTGATCGTCAGCCAGTTGGTGGTGCTGCTCAAGGACACCGCGCTCGGCTACATCGTTGCCTTCCCCGAGTTGCTCCAGCGCGGCGTCAACGACCTCTCGGCCAACTACGGCAACGTGGTGGCGGCGGCGATCGTGGTGGCCGCGATCTACATCGTGATCAACTCGCTGATCACGATGCTGGCAGGCTGGCTCGACCGGCGCACCCAGCGGCGCGGCTTCCGCGCCACGAAGAAGACCACCGCCGGCCCGGCCCCGGTCCTCGAACAAGCGGTCACCGAGCCGCAGGGCTGA
- the rny gene encoding ribonuclease Y: MNAFDAVLLGVVLVLVLVVVGAVLVGVRTMRRLSAAPRPEDPAYIAEKDRQEQSLAALRTAADEVNSTIDVAKSAASAARAEAAAAKAEAKAARAEARRVLDDARAEADTVLERAHKQAEADAEQLRTAARRSGEREVAVLAATTREQAAEVERRAARMDERERLHTEEVERLADRERQLTAASAALAARESALAEREQAVAEAEEQRRRELERVAGLTADAARAELIEVIETQAKREAALLVRDIESDARNTAEQRARHIVVDAIQRVASEQTAESVVSVLHLPGDEMKGRIIGREGRNIRAFESVTGVNLIIDDTPEAVLLSCFDPVRREVGRLTLEKLVLDGRIHPHRIEEVYDLARQEVEQLCHRAAEDALVEVGITEIHPELVSLLGRLRYRTSYGQNVLKHLVETAHIAGIMAAELRLDVPTIKRSAFLHDIGKALTHEVEGSHAIIGADLARKYGESEDVVHAIEAHHNEVPPQTIEAVLTQASDACSGGRPGARRESLEAYVKRLERIEEIAAGKLGVEKVFAMQAGREIRVMVKPDDVDDIGAAVLARDVAKQIEEELTYPGQIRVTVVRESRVTEIAR; the protein is encoded by the coding sequence GTGAACGCCTTCGACGCCGTCCTCCTCGGGGTGGTGCTGGTCCTCGTCCTGGTCGTGGTCGGCGCGGTGCTGGTGGGCGTGCGGACGATGCGCCGGCTCAGCGCGGCGCCCCGCCCGGAGGACCCGGCCTACATCGCCGAGAAGGACCGCCAGGAGCAGTCGCTGGCCGCCCTGCGCACCGCCGCCGACGAGGTGAACAGCACCATCGACGTGGCCAAGTCCGCCGCGTCGGCGGCGCGCGCCGAGGCCGCCGCCGCGAAGGCCGAGGCGAAGGCGGCCCGGGCCGAGGCCCGTCGGGTGCTCGACGACGCCCGCGCGGAGGCCGACACCGTCCTGGAGCGGGCCCACAAGCAGGCCGAGGCCGACGCCGAGCAGCTGCGCACGGCGGCCCGCCGCAGCGGGGAACGCGAGGTCGCGGTGCTCGCCGCGACCACCCGGGAGCAGGCCGCCGAGGTGGAGCGGCGGGCCGCCCGGATGGACGAACGGGAGCGACTGCACACCGAGGAGGTGGAGCGGCTGGCCGACCGGGAGCGGCAGCTCACCGCCGCCAGCGCCGCGCTCGCCGCCCGCGAGTCCGCGCTGGCCGAGCGCGAGCAGGCCGTCGCCGAGGCCGAGGAGCAGCGCCGCCGCGAGTTGGAGCGCGTCGCCGGGCTGACCGCCGACGCCGCCCGCGCCGAGCTGATCGAGGTGATCGAGACCCAGGCGAAGCGGGAGGCCGCGCTGCTGGTGCGGGACATCGAGTCCGACGCCCGCAACACCGCCGAACAGCGCGCCCGGCACATCGTGGTGGACGCCATCCAGCGGGTGGCCAGCGAGCAGACCGCGGAGAGCGTGGTCAGCGTGCTGCACCTGCCCGGTGACGAGATGAAGGGGCGGATCATCGGCCGGGAGGGGCGCAACATCCGCGCCTTCGAGTCGGTCACCGGGGTCAACCTGATCATCGACGACACCCCGGAGGCCGTGCTGCTGTCCTGCTTCGACCCGGTCCGCCGCGAGGTCGGCCGGTTGACGCTGGAGAAGCTCGTGCTCGACGGCCGGATCCACCCGCACCGGATCGAGGAGGTCTACGACCTGGCCCGGCAGGAGGTGGAGCAGCTCTGCCACCGGGCCGCCGAGGACGCCCTCGTCGAGGTCGGCATCACCGAGATCCACCCCGAGCTGGTGAGCCTGCTCGGGCGGCTGCGCTACCGCACCTCCTACGGGCAGAACGTGCTCAAGCACCTCGTGGAGACCGCGCACATCGCCGGGATCATGGCCGCCGAACTGCGGCTGGACGTGCCGACCATCAAGCGGTCGGCGTTCCTGCACGACATCGGCAAGGCGCTCACCCACGAGGTCGAGGGCAGCCACGCCATCATCGGCGCGGACCTGGCCCGCAAGTACGGCGAGAGCGAGGACGTCGTCCACGCGATCGAGGCGCACCACAACGAGGTGCCGCCGCAGACCATCGAGGCCGTGCTCACCCAGGCGTCCGACGCCTGCTCCGGCGGGCGGCCGGGGGCGCGGCGGGAGAGCCTTGAGGCGTACGTCAAGCGGCTGGAGCGGATCGAGGAGATCGCGGCCGGGAAGCTCGGCGTGGAGAAGGTCTTCGCCATGCAGGCGGGCCGGGAGATCCGGGTGATGGTCAAGCCCGACGACGTCGACGACATCGGCGCGGCGGTCCTGGCCCGGGACGTGGCCAAGCAGATCGAGGAGGAGCTGACCTACCCGGGGCAGATCCGGGTGACCGTGGTCCGCGAGTCCCGGGTCACCGAGATCGCCCGCTGA
- a CDS encoding regulatory protein RecX, with amino-acid sequence MTGRRARTGRGWDASPPRAGDADGPPRPRRGRRGSSGGVSSPSADADARRALDARGGVDGWGDVDGWAAAEAPRGADAPRGTGASPRDEAELAREVCLRQLAVRPRTRAELAAALAKRGISEEVSAGVLDRYDEVGIIDDAAFARAWVSSRHAGRGLARRALANELRRRGVDGEVASEALDELDEETEAETARALVDRKLRTARGEPDAVFRRLVGMLARKGYPPGVAIRAVKDALAAQSAEAAEFADGIDADALADAEGELTPDSRPLD; translated from the coding sequence GTGACAGGACGACGCGCCCGCACGGGGCGGGGCTGGGATGCCAGCCCGCCCCGCGCGGGTGACGCCGACGGCCCGCCCCGTCCCCGGCGTGGCCGGCGCGGCTCCTCCGGTGGGGTGTCCTCCCCGTCGGCCGACGCCGACGCCCGGCGTGCTCTCGATGCCCGGGGCGGTGTCGACGGCTGGGGCGACGTCGACGGCTGGGCTGCCGCCGAAGCGCCGCGGGGCGCCGATGCCCCGCGCGGCACGGGGGCGTCGCCACGTGACGAGGCGGAGCTGGCCCGGGAGGTCTGCCTGCGCCAGCTCGCCGTGCGCCCGCGTACCCGGGCCGAGCTGGCCGCCGCGCTGGCCAAGCGGGGGATCTCCGAGGAGGTGTCCGCCGGGGTGCTCGACCGCTACGACGAGGTCGGCATCATCGACGACGCCGCGTTCGCCCGCGCCTGGGTGTCCAGCCGGCACGCCGGCCGGGGGCTGGCCCGCCGGGCCCTGGCCAACGAGCTGCGGCGGCGGGGCGTGGACGGCGAGGTGGCCAGCGAGGCCCTCGACGAGCTGGACGAGGAGACCGAGGCCGAGACGGCCCGGGCGCTGGTCGACCGGAAGCTGCGCACGGCCCGGGGGGAGCCGGACGCCGTCTTCCGCCGCCTCGTCGGCATGCTCGCCCGCAAGGGCTACCCGCCGGGCGTGGCGATCCGAGCCGTGAAGGACGCGCTCGCCGCGCAGAGCGCCGAGGCGGCCGAGTTCGCCGACGGCATCGACGCCGACGCGCTCGCCGACGCGGAGGGCGAGCTCACCCCGGACTCCCGCCCGCTCGACTGA
- the recA gene encoding recombinase RecA yields MAAGPDREKALDLALAQIDKQFGKGSVMRLGERPVVQTSVIPTGSIALDVALGVGGLPRGRVVEIYGPESSGKTTVALHAVANAQRAGGIAAFVDAEHALDPEYAKALGVDTDALLVSQPDTGEQALEIADMLVRSGAIDIIVIDSVAALVPRAEIEGEMGDSHVGLQARLMSQALRKITGVLNNTGTTAIFINQLREKIGVMFGSPETTTGGRALKFYASVRLDVRRIESLKDGTDVVGNRTRVKVVKNKVAAPFKQAEFDIMYGKGISREGSLIDVGVEQAIIRKSGAWYTYDGDQLGQGKEKAREFLRENPDVAAEIEKKILEKLGVGVGAGDAAGGPELPPVDF; encoded by the coding sequence ATGGCGGCAGGTCCTGACCGGGAGAAGGCGCTCGACCTTGCTCTCGCTCAGATCGACAAGCAGTTCGGCAAGGGTTCGGTGATGCGCCTGGGGGAGCGCCCTGTCGTGCAGACCTCGGTCATCCCGACCGGGTCCATCGCCCTCGACGTGGCCCTCGGCGTGGGGGGCCTGCCCCGCGGCCGGGTGGTCGAGATCTACGGCCCGGAATCCAGCGGTAAGACGACGGTGGCCCTGCACGCGGTGGCCAACGCCCAGCGGGCCGGCGGCATCGCCGCGTTCGTCGACGCCGAGCACGCGCTCGACCCGGAATACGCGAAGGCCCTCGGCGTCGACACCGACGCCCTGCTGGTCTCGCAGCCCGACACCGGCGAGCAGGCGCTGGAGATCGCAGACATGCTGGTCCGCTCCGGCGCGATCGACATCATCGTGATCGACTCGGTGGCGGCCCTGGTGCCGCGCGCCGAGATCGAGGGCGAGATGGGCGACAGCCACGTGGGCCTCCAGGCCCGGCTGATGAGCCAGGCGCTGCGGAAGATCACCGGTGTGCTCAACAACACCGGCACCACGGCGATCTTCATCAACCAGCTCCGCGAGAAGATCGGGGTCATGTTCGGCTCGCCCGAGACCACCACCGGTGGCCGGGCGCTGAAGTTCTACGCCTCGGTCCGGCTCGACGTGCGCCGCATCGAGAGCCTGAAGGACGGCACCGACGTGGTCGGCAACCGCACCCGGGTCAAGGTGGTGAAGAACAAGGTCGCCGCGCCGTTCAAGCAGGCCGAGTTCGACATCATGTACGGCAAGGGCATCTCCCGCGAGGGCTCGCTCATCGACGTGGGCGTGGAGCAGGCGATCATCCGCAAGTCCGGCGCCTGGTACACCTACGACGGCGACCAGCTCGGCCAGGGCAAGGAGAAGGCCCGCGAGTTCCTCCGCGAGAACCCGGACGTGGCGGCCGAGATCGAGAAGAAGATCCTGGAGAAGCTCGGCGTCGGGGTCGGCGCGGGCGACGCCGCCGGTGGCCCGGAGTTGCCGCCGGTCGACTTCTGA
- a CDS encoding DUF3046 domain-containing protein, with product MRLTDFWARLEEAFGPGYAGSIASDQVLSQLGGRTIEQALRSGEQTHVVWRAVVAAYPDRVPARLR from the coding sequence GTGCGGCTGACCGACTTCTGGGCCCGGCTGGAGGAGGCGTTCGGCCCGGGGTACGCGGGCAGCATCGCCTCGGACCAGGTGCTGTCCCAGCTCGGTGGGCGGACCATCGAGCAGGCGCTCCGCTCGGGCGAGCAGACCCACGTCGTGTGGCGGGCGGTGGTCGCCGCGTACCCCGACCGGGTGCCCGCGCGACTACGCTGA
- a CDS encoding UdgX family uracil-DNA binding protein (This protein belongs to the uracil DNA glycosylase superfamily, members of which act in excision repair of DNA. However, it belongs more specifically to UdgX branch, whose founding member was found to bind uracil in DNA (where it does not belong), without cleaving it, appears to promote DNA repair by a pathway involving RecA, rather than base excision.) produces MTDKTDTAPGAQQFIPPQADTLDALRAAAGGCRGCELHRDATQTVFGRGGADARVVLVGEQPGDMEDQKGLPFVGPAGRLLRRAVDDAGLDPTGLYLTNAVKHFRFELRGRRRIHQTPDRVHVTACRPWLVAEFARLRPELVVVLGATAAKALLGPSFRVTRQRGTLMPWPASAERPEDFARVPVDSAGGVADAPAARLLATIHPSAVLRADDQDTAYAGLVADLTVAARALAA; encoded by the coding sequence ATGACGGACAAGACCGACACCGCCCCCGGTGCGCAGCAGTTCATCCCTCCGCAGGCCGACACCCTCGACGCGCTGCGCGCCGCCGCGGGCGGCTGTCGGGGCTGCGAGCTGCACCGGGACGCCACCCAGACGGTCTTCGGCCGCGGCGGCGCCGACGCCCGGGTGGTGCTGGTCGGCGAGCAGCCCGGCGACATGGAGGACCAGAAGGGGCTGCCGTTCGTCGGGCCGGCCGGCCGGCTGCTGCGCCGGGCGGTCGACGACGCCGGGCTCGACCCGACGGGGCTCTACCTCACCAACGCCGTGAAGCACTTCCGCTTCGAGCTGCGCGGCCGGCGGCGCATCCACCAGACCCCGGACCGGGTGCACGTCACCGCGTGCCGCCCCTGGCTGGTGGCCGAGTTCGCCCGGCTGCGCCCGGAGCTCGTCGTCGTGCTCGGCGCGACCGCCGCCAAGGCGCTGCTCGGCCCGTCGTTCCGGGTCACCCGGCAGCGCGGCACGCTGATGCCCTGGCCGGCGTCGGCCGAGCGGCCGGAGGACTTCGCCCGGGTGCCGGTCGACTCGGCGGGCGGGGTCGCCGACGCCCCGGCGGCCCGGCTCCTGGCCACCATCCACCCGTCGGCGGTGCTGCGCGCCGACGACCAGGACACCGCGTACGCCGGGCTGGTCGCCGACCTGACGGTCGCCGCCCGGGCCCTCGCGGCCTGA
- a CDS encoding aminotransferase class I/II-fold pyridoxal phosphate-dependent enzyme, translated as MSARYQVTGRTAAEISASIESGVRVGDLPAGAALPPVRALAAELGVSPATVARAYQDLRQRGLLATAGRHGTRVRPRPPVATRRALRPSTAPGVRDLSLGEPDTRLLPPLGPHLAALAAELGTPTGYASAGVLPELADAARERLAADGVPADDVTVTGGALDGIERLLTAHLRPGDAVAVEDPGWANLLDLVAALGLRPIGVPVDDEGPVEAGVRAALAAGARALVVTSRAQNPTGAAVSADRAAALRALLAGREDLLLIEDDHAAELARVPLHPLTGVTGAWAFVRSVSKPYGPDLRLAVLAGDEATVARVAGRARVGAGWVSTVLQRLVLALWRDPGTAALVDRAGVDYERRRGDLLAALAARGLAGHGRTGINVWLPVPDETSAVTALRDAGWAVAPGALFRIAAAPGVRVTVSQLDPADLPPLANALAAAVTPHPPPPFTA; from the coding sequence GTGTCAGCACGATATCAGGTCACCGGCCGGACGGCCGCCGAGATCTCCGCCAGCATCGAGTCGGGCGTCCGCGTCGGCGACCTGCCGGCCGGGGCCGCCCTGCCCCCGGTGCGGGCCCTCGCCGCCGAGCTGGGCGTCAGCCCGGCCACGGTGGCCCGCGCCTACCAGGACCTGCGGCAGCGCGGCCTGCTCGCCACCGCCGGCCGGCACGGCACCCGGGTCCGCCCCCGCCCGCCGGTCGCCACCCGCCGCGCGCTGCGCCCGAGCACCGCGCCCGGCGTCCGCGACCTGTCCCTCGGCGAGCCCGACACCCGGCTGCTCCCGCCGCTCGGTCCGCACCTGGCCGCCCTCGCCGCCGAGCTCGGCACCCCCACCGGATACGCGTCGGCCGGCGTCCTGCCCGAGCTGGCCGACGCGGCCCGGGAGCGGCTCGCCGCCGACGGGGTGCCGGCCGACGACGTCACGGTGACCGGCGGGGCCCTCGACGGCATCGAGCGGCTGCTCACCGCCCACCTGCGCCCCGGCGACGCGGTCGCCGTCGAGGACCCGGGCTGGGCAAACCTCCTCGACCTCGTCGCCGCCCTCGGGCTGCGCCCGATCGGGGTGCCCGTGGACGACGAGGGCCCGGTCGAGGCCGGGGTACGCGCCGCGCTGGCCGCCGGGGCCCGCGCCCTGGTGGTGACCAGCCGGGCGCAGAACCCGACCGGGGCGGCCGTCTCCGCCGACCGGGCCGCCGCGCTGCGCGCCCTCCTCGCCGGCCGCGAGGACCTGCTGCTGATCGAGGACGACCACGCCGCCGAGCTGGCCCGCGTACCGCTGCACCCGCTCACCGGGGTGACCGGCGCGTGGGCCTTCGTCCGGTCGGTGAGCAAGCCCTACGGGCCCGACCTGCGGCTGGCCGTGCTGGCCGGCGACGAGGCCACCGTGGCCCGGGTCGCCGGCCGGGCGCGCGTCGGCGCCGGCTGGGTCTCCACCGTGCTGCAACGCCTCGTGCTCGCCCTGTGGCGCGACCCGGGCACGGCCGCCCTGGTCGACCGGGCCGGCGTCGACTACGAGCGCCGCCGCGGCGACCTGCTCGCCGCGCTGGCCGCGCGGGGGCTGGCCGGGCACGGCCGCACCGGCATCAACGTCTGGCTCCCGGTGCCCGACGAGACCAGCGCCGTCACCGCCCTGCGCGACGCCGGTTGGGCGGTGGCCCCGGGCGCGCTGTTCCGCATCGCCGCCGCCCCCGGTGTGCGCGTCACGGTCAGCCAGCTGGACCCCGCCGACCTCCCGCCCCTGGCGAACGCCCTGGCCGCCGCCGTCACCCCCCACCCCCCACCCCCCTTCACCGCCTGA
- a CDS encoding bifunctional pyridoxamine 5'-phosphate oxidase family protein/GNAT family N-acetyltransferase gives MYPPTPRTTATRSRDRMSYDRAAAHAVLDEAYHCALAFTFDGEPRVLPTLHVRVGDTLYLHGSTGSRPLLAARGNGLPVCVAVTLLDGLVYGRSQFHHSANYRSVVAHGTAHLVTDAGEKSAALTALVEKAAAGRSADSRPPSRRELAETAVLALPLREVSVRARAGGVRDEPGDHDLPHWAGVLPLRLTAGRPEPDTGVTAPLPAYLRPDRSPWLEPAVLRGAHVVLEPLDLAHADDLHAATADPQVWQHLGSHRPADPAGTAETIRAALDAHHRGERVPWVQRCAVTGAVVGSTSYYEVDPDRRAVAIGYTYLGRPWWRTGVNTEAKLLLLTRAFEELGAVRVVWHTDIRNERSQRAIERLGATREGVLRRHRLRPDGTWRDTVQYSLTDEEWPNAQARLRERLRPGPVPAR, from the coding sequence ATGTACCCACCCACCCCCCGGACCACCGCCACCCGCAGCCGCGACCGGATGAGCTACGACCGGGCCGCCGCGCACGCCGTGCTCGACGAGGCGTACCACTGCGCGCTCGCGTTCACCTTCGACGGCGAGCCCCGGGTGCTGCCCACCCTGCACGTCCGCGTCGGCGACACGCTCTACCTGCACGGCTCCACCGGCAGCCGGCCGCTGCTCGCCGCCCGGGGCAACGGCCTGCCCGTCTGCGTGGCGGTCACCCTGCTCGACGGGCTGGTCTACGGCCGCTCCCAGTTCCACCACAGCGCCAACTACCGGTCGGTGGTCGCGCACGGCACCGCGCACCTGGTCACCGACGCCGGGGAGAAGTCGGCCGCGCTGACCGCCCTGGTGGAGAAGGCCGCCGCCGGGCGCAGCGCCGACAGCCGCCCGCCCAGCCGCCGCGAACTCGCCGAGACCGCCGTGCTGGCGCTGCCGCTGCGCGAGGTCTCCGTCCGCGCCCGCGCCGGCGGCGTCCGCGACGAACCCGGCGACCACGACCTGCCGCACTGGGCCGGGGTGCTGCCGCTGCGGCTGACCGCCGGGCGGCCCGAGCCCGACACGGGCGTGACCGCGCCGCTGCCGGCGTACCTGCGGCCGGACCGCTCGCCCTGGCTGGAGCCCGCCGTGCTGCGGGGCGCGCACGTCGTCCTCGAACCGCTGGACCTCGCGCACGCCGACGACCTGCACGCCGCCACCGCCGACCCGCAGGTGTGGCAGCACCTGGGCAGCCACCGCCCCGCCGACCCGGCCGGCACGGCCGAGACGATCCGGGCCGCCCTCGACGCCCACCACCGCGGCGAGCGGGTGCCGTGGGTGCAGCGCTGCGCCGTCACCGGGGCGGTCGTCGGCAGCACGTCGTACTACGAGGTCGACCCCGACCGTCGGGCGGTCGCCATCGGCTACACCTACCTGGGCCGGCCCTGGTGGCGCACCGGTGTCAACACCGAGGCGAAGCTGCTGCTGCTCACCCGCGCCTTCGAGGAGCTGGGCGCGGTGCGGGTGGTCTGGCACACCGACATCCGCAACGAGCGCTCCCAGCGGGCCATCGAGCGGCTCGGCGCCACCCGCGAGGGGGTGCTGCGCCGGCACCGGCTGCGCCCCGACGGCACCTGGCGGGACACCGTGCAGTATTCGCTGACCGACGAGGAGTGGCCGAACGCACAGGCCAGGCTGCGGGAACGGCTTCGCCCCGGCCCGGTGCCGGCGCGATGA
- the leuE gene encoding leucine efflux protein LeuE: MMSGVLGITDIWTYVLGTVAIVLLPGPNSLFVLSTAAKRGVRAGYRAAGGVFLGDAALMTLSAAGVASLLKAYPPLFLVVKYAGAAYLGWVGLTMLRGAWRRWRDRNDPATPRLIDAAEPAELRSPFRRALVISLLNPKAILFFVSFFIQFVDPGYAWPALSFLLLGLIAQVTSALYLTALIFAGTFLAAQFRQRRRLAAGATTGVAAVFLGFSVKLATASV, from the coding sequence ATGATGTCGGGCGTGCTGGGCATCACCGACATCTGGACGTACGTGCTGGGGACCGTGGCGATCGTGCTGCTCCCCGGCCCCAACTCCCTCTTCGTGCTCTCCACCGCCGCCAAGCGCGGGGTACGCGCCGGCTACCGGGCCGCCGGCGGGGTCTTCCTCGGCGACGCGGCGCTGATGACGCTCTCCGCCGCCGGGGTGGCGTCGCTGCTCAAGGCGTACCCGCCGCTGTTCCTCGTGGTGAAGTACGCGGGCGCGGCGTACCTCGGGTGGGTCGGGCTGACCATGCTGCGCGGCGCGTGGCGGCGCTGGCGGGACCGCAACGACCCGGCCACGCCGCGCCTGATCGACGCCGCCGAGCCGGCGGAGCTGCGCAGCCCGTTCCGGCGGGCGCTGGTGATCAGCCTGCTCAACCCGAAGGCGATCCTGTTCTTCGTGTCGTTCTTCATCCAGTTCGTCGACCCCGGGTACGCCTGGCCGGCGCTGTCGTTCCTGCTGCTCGGGCTGATCGCCCAGGTCACCAGCGCGCTGTACCTGACCGCGCTGATCTTCGCGGGCACGTTCCTGGCGGCGCAGTTCCGGCAACGGCGGCGGCTGGCCGCCGGGGCGACCACCGGGGTGGCGGCGGTCTTCCTCGGCTTCAGCGTCAAGCTCGCCACCGCCTCGGTGTAA
- a CDS encoding sporulation protein, giving the protein MRLTGVSPESGWTGLAVRTTLPNPSTRPGLRLPGRVVLRAGPDDVPVRRLRLGLVSQVEPDDPGAPRRLVQFHQVTIAGAFVVPAGRRRAVDFAVPLPWETPVTVFGGVPLMSLRTGLRTEASLDVDLEQGALVPVFVHPLPTQQHVLAALDALGFSMRQAGLVDGRLPGVEQVLPLHQRLGWWVAPLYAGPITELEVVFVANSAGLEVLLWADRRLSLAGVTHQSISRFRVWHAGADRVDWVAVVDGWLRHAINRHAAAASHAHWSARITESAHVSRPPDEPVRPGYGLGGTAGGAGIGGGGGGGDGT; this is encoded by the coding sequence GTGCGGTTGACCGGGGTGTCGCCGGAGTCCGGCTGGACCGGGCTGGCCGTGCGGACCACGTTGCCCAACCCGAGCACGCGGCCGGGGCTGCGGCTGCCCGGCCGGGTGGTCCTGCGCGCCGGGCCGGACGACGTGCCGGTCCGGCGGCTCCGGCTCGGCCTGGTCAGCCAGGTCGAGCCGGACGACCCGGGCGCGCCGAGGCGGCTCGTCCAGTTCCACCAGGTGACGATCGCGGGCGCGTTCGTGGTGCCGGCCGGGCGGCGGCGGGCGGTCGACTTCGCCGTGCCGCTGCCCTGGGAGACCCCGGTGACGGTCTTCGGCGGGGTGCCGCTGATGAGCCTGCGGACGGGGCTGCGCACGGAGGCGTCCCTCGACGTGGACCTGGAGCAGGGCGCGCTGGTGCCGGTCTTCGTGCACCCCCTGCCGACCCAGCAGCACGTCCTCGCCGCGTTGGACGCGCTCGGCTTCAGCATGCGCCAGGCCGGCCTGGTCGACGGCCGGCTGCCCGGGGTGGAGCAGGTGCTCCCGCTGCACCAGCGGCTCGGCTGGTGGGTGGCCCCGCTGTACGCCGGGCCGATCACCGAGCTGGAGGTGGTCTTCGTGGCGAACTCGGCGGGGCTGGAGGTGCTGCTGTGGGCCGACCGGCGGCTCTCCCTCGCCGGCGTCACCCACCAGAGCATCAGCCGGTTCCGGGTCTGGCACGCGGGCGCGGACCGGGTGGACTGGGTCGCGGTGGTGGACGGCTGGCTGCGGCACGCGATCAACCGGCACGCCGCCGCGGCGTCGCATGCCCACTGGTCGGCCCGGATCACCGAGTCGGCGCACGTCAGCCGCCCCCCGGACGAGCCGGTCCGCCCCGGCTACGGCCTCGGCGGCACCGCCGGCGGGGCGGGCATCGGCGGCGGTGGCGGGGGCGGCGACGGCACCTGA